A segment of the Bos taurus isolate L1 Dominette 01449 registration number 42190680 breed Hereford chromosome 19, ARS-UCD2.0, whole genome shotgun sequence genome:
GTGGTGGGCCTGGTGGCTGCCTCACGTGTTTGAACTGATGTCACTTGGTGCTTCTGTTGCCCCTGCATCTTCCTGGTGAATCGCTCCTATTATCAGTCTCTTCCCCTCTCATAATTCTTTTGTCTTTAAGTGTATTTCTTTGTATGATATCACTCCCCAAGCTGCTGTTTGGTTATCGTCGTTTTTGCCTTTATCATCGACCTTTAGGGAGTAACCCTTACAAAAAgcatttttgtgttttaatagAACACAGATCTTGTATCAGTAGGGTTATATTTAGCTCCATGGAACTGAGGCACCCCTTCCCTAATGACCCCCAAGTAGAAGTTTATCCACCCAGAGAAAGTCACCCCAGGTCAGTCTGGCTCCCTGTGAGCCCTTTGCACTGAGCCCCCAGCTCTCCCACTCAGCGTGTGGTTTATGTGGTCCCAGGACACCTCCAGGCACGTTCCAggcaggaagaggggaaggaggatAAAAGCTAAAGGTCAGCCAGCCCAGCGTGTCCTGAGAGTGTTCCATTAGCCACATATCCTGTGGTCCACCCAGCTCGAGACAGCCAGCCTGCCCTTTGCACCAAGACACAGGCACTTGCTGAGCTCATCCATCTCTGGTGCTCTGCCTCATCCTGGGCCCATCCATCTGACCCTGGCCCTGTCCACCCTGACCCTGGCCACTTTATCCCTGGGCCTGTCATGCTGACCCTGGCTGTGTCCGCCCTGGCCCTGATCCTGTCCACCCTGACCCTGATCCCACTTTGCCTCTTTCACCCCAACCCTGGCCCCATCCCCATCCAAGCTCCCCCACCCTTCTCCCTCTAAGCAGCTCAGTCCTGGCTGTAGGACAGAAGGAGGCAGGGGGGAGTGGGTGGGGAGCACCTTAAAGCAGCTCTGCAAAAGGATAGCAGCTACAATTGCAGGCACAGCTTTGGTCATCCAGGAGGGACTTGCCAACAGGTCTGGATCTGTGGTCAGGTTCAAGAATGTCGTGGATGCCTCCTCTGGGCAGAGTGCCTGGTGCTTCCAGAGTGGCCTGCCTGGCAGGGCTGCCAGGAACACAGTGAAATTTGTATGGGAAGTTTCACAGTGAAATTTGATGTAGGGGACGTGCATGTACTGGAAAGTCACcattgcttatctgaaattcactCTGACCACGTGGCCTGTAATTTCCAAACCTGGCCCCCTAATCCTGTGAAAGGCAAGGCCCCAACCCACAAAATTCTGTTGTCCCTGAGAAGGGGGGCCCACATGTGAGTCCTTGACAACGGCATGCTTCTCTGTGTCGGGGTTCAGTGGGGGCTGTGTGTCATCCTGACTTGACTCTTTCTAGGCTGCTCCCCGAGGAAGTGTGGCCGGGGCATCAGCGATGCCGTCATCACCAGGGACGAAGCCCGAAGGATTCGCAGGTACACGCATCTCCGAGCTTCTGTCCTGAACAAGTGGGAGGGTGAGGCTGGGGCGGGGAGCAGAGAATTACTACTAAAAGGATGATTTCAAGAGATTCATTTAGAATTCCCTAAGAATTCCCCGGCATACTTCCAAGGGTAAGATGGGCTTTTCTGATTTCCAGGAGGAAAGGCTATTGCCCTCAGTGATGTGGTTGCTGATAGAACCTTCTGGAGGCCCAGGCCCTCTCCAGGGACAGCTGCGGAGGTGGAGAGGGGATGCTCTGTTTTGGTCtattggggaggtgggggggatgCTCTCCCATCAGCCGTTGAGGGGCCCAATGGACACTTGTATAGAGACAGCGGGTTTACCCAGTGGCCCCAGGCAGTTGCTAGACAATATTTCAGTCTCCTCTCCAAAACTGATTGGGATCAGTCCTCCCACCAGCTCGCCATAACTCATGACCGGGTAGGAGGTCTTACTTACGAGTAGTTGGCATTGgattctttcttgtcttttagaAGCAGATCTTGGTGCTTTGACTTTTCCGACATGGAGTTCAGACACAGGCATGTGCCTAGTGGAGCAGTGTCTGGTCTGTGTGTTGAGCTGAGTCCCAAAGGGAGACTCTCCTCCTGTTTCTAGATAACCTTGTAGGGGCCAGTTGGGTAGGGGGGTGGTCACTGGTGTGAGGGCTGGATCCAGCCCCTAATCAGTTTCCGGGTGGCCATGAAGCATCTGTCAGAGGACCAGAAGCCCCTGCGTCTTCACTGACATGGGTGGTCCTGTGAGGTCCAGCCCAGAGTACCACATGGCCTCTGCCTCCTGAGCTGGTGATTACAGTCTGCCTCCCAGCCTGTGATGACAGGAGAGAGACTTTCCAGCCCAGAGCAACCCATTCAGCTCAGCACCAGGTCTCTGAACTAAAGATGGAAAGTAAGCCCACTTGTCCCCAAACCGTGTGATAGGATGTTAGTGAGGTGGTGACAGAATACTAACATTTACTCAACTTGAAAGTCGAGTCCTTTGGTCTAAACATGTGATTCTGTCATAAACATTAAGCAACCCATTAACATTGTGTTCGCTGTGTGATTGGTGTGTGTCTAGAAGTATCATAGATGATGCTGTTAACTGAATTCTGACTTAAGATCTTCCCCTACAGCATAGCCGAGAAGGGGTTGTCCCTGGGAGGATCCGATGGAGGGGTGAGTTGTCTGTTGTTcctgcttcagttttcttcttaCCCCTTTGGCTCTGCTCTCCCTCCAAGGGGAAATGAGGGTATAGGATGTTCAGGCCCTCACAGATGCAGTGTACGGACTGTTGTCCACTGAGTGAGACTGCGGGGGGTCCAGCAGTGGCCCCTGAAAAATGCATCCACCCAGAACTGTGATGGGACCTTATCTAGGAAAAGGGTATTTTGCAGATGTCATTAAGTTAAGGGTCtcaagatgagatcatcctggattatcaAGGTAGCCCTAGATCCAGTGACAAGAGTCCTTGtaagaggaaggcagagggaggtTTGAGACTGAAGAAgaggccatgtgaagatggagcaGAGTGGAGTGATATGCCACAAACCAAGGGACCCCTGGTGCCACCAGAAGCCCAAAGATTCAAGGAAAGATTTTCCCCTGGTGCCTTCGGAAGGAATGGGACCCTGCTGACCCTTGATCTCAGCTTTCCGGCCTCCAGACCTTGAGACAATGAATCCCTGCTGTTTTAAGCCTACCATTTACAGCAACCACAGGGAACTCAGACAGGCCAGTGCAGCTCTGTAACTCATCCGCTTCCTGGGTAGCCTTGAGAGTCCATCTGTGCGAGCACCTTACATTGGAGTTCTCACGTGGTCCCAGTGGGGATCTTCTCACCCAGTGTGTGGGTCCTAGGGGAACATCTGCTCTCCTCTGGATAGTTCAGTCATTATCTCTATGACTCTTATTCTGCAGACTCTTTCCTTTTGAGTTCTGAAAATTAAGCTTCTCCTTTTATTTTGATTCAGTTCAAGGGGAATATTTATTAAAACCTATTCGTGTGTGGACTCATCTTTTACTCTCTGCTCAGCATTTACGTGAAAAGTTCTGTTGCAGTGAATCATCCAGGTTTAATATCTTTAAGGGCCGTTAACATTTTTTAAGCCCAGATTGTGTTCAAACAAACCCCCTGGGATGGTCATTGCATCAGTGAGAAAAGACGCCCAAACAGGATAGAGGTGGTCCGTGCTCATGCCCCTTCCCCTCTTTTAAGACACGGAGAAGGCCTTCTGGAGGCTGGATGGGCAGGGGTCAGAAACACTGGTGGTTCATTAATGAgtgatgacccagcaattctgctcCTGGGCATTTACCCAGGAGAATGAGAGCATCTCCCGTGATAAAAACATTGTCCGCCAGTGTCAGAGCTGCCTTATTTGCAACAGCCCTGAACTAGGAGCCGCCCACATGTCCGTCTCCAGGTGAGCTAGTCACAGGGAGGTGATACGCAGTGAAAGGAGCCAGGCTGAGAGCGAGTGTACCTGCATGACTCCAGGGTCTCCTGTTCTAGAAACCAACCAGCACCCCACACACCTTTGTCCAAATGTCTTGAAACCCAGCCTGTGTGCATTGTCACCCTGACCTGTGTGTGCAAGGATACGTCTTGGGAATTTGTGTTTAACGTTGATGGCTTTTAGAGCTTGGTCATCTGCCAGGCAGCCCTCATGCTACTCTGCCAACATCTTTTCCAGGCATCCATCCTGGACCTGCACTCAGGGGCCTTATCTGTTGGGAAGCACTTTGTAAACCTGTACAGGTGAGAACCTGGGGTGAGAGGGTCTGCCCGTTTTTTATCCGGGGACACCTGAGTGAGGCTTGTGTGTATGGATCAGAAGGGCTTCAAGTCTTGGGGAAAACCTCAACATTTGCCATCAGGCTGTGGCCAAGTGAGGACTGGGAGATTAAGCTTTTCCGAGGGGCTGGGTACTCACTCACCTTGCTTTAGGAAACAGTCTAGTCGGGAAGGGGCCAAGAGATAGGGTTGGAGGGAGAGGTGAGTGGCAGGCCAGGTTCCTAAGAGCTGCCTCCTGAGGgccaggagaagcaagagatctCCCAACCTTAATAAATGTCACcccacttggtggctcagatgataaagaatctgcctgcaatgcaggagacctgggttcgatccctaggtctggaagatccccaggagaaaggaatggctactcactccagtattcttgcctggagaatctcatggacagaggagcctgatgggctacagtccatggggtcactaagcattggacataattgagcaactaacagtttcaccTGCAAGGTactgccctcccaccccccaccctcttcTCACACGGTTATTGTAGAAAGAGCAGCTGCAAGATAAGAAGGACCAGCTGATTCTCAAGGACTTGCTAGTTAACTGTAGGAAAGACTGAATTTAAAGGaaacgtgttagtcgctcagtcacgtctgactctttgcaaccccatggaccgtaaccaggctcctctgtccattgaattctccaggccaagaatactggagtgggtagccattctcttctccgggggatcttcccaacccagggattgaacctgagtctcctgcatggcaggcagattctttaccatctgagccactagggaagacccaaAGGAAATAAGGAAACATTAATAAAATGTCTCATTTGTTAATACTCCTTATTCTTTTCACAGATACTTTGGGGATAAAATACAAACTATCTTCTCAGAAGAGGACTTCCAATTGTACCGGTGAGGGAAGGAACGCCCGGGTCAGAGGTGGGGAAGGTAGTGGGGGCATGGGAGTGCTGGGGTGAGTACTGCAGAGAAATGGCACTCAGGTTTCTGGTTTTGCACATGATACCCTGTCACATGTGTGTGAACCCACGTGTGTATCTGCTCACCTTTCCTCCTTCTCCAGTTCATGTCTTTTTGTGGTATGGTTTGATATGGGTCCCATGGACCCGTGGAGAATCCTCTTCCAGCTGCTCTGAGTGACACGTGTGTCCTCTTGGCAGGGACGTGCGGCAGAAGGTCCAGCTGGCGATCGCCCAGGCGTTTGGCATCAGTGCGTCTTCGCTGCACCTGACGAAGCCCACCTTCTTCTCCCGCATCAACAGCACGGAGGCCCGGACAGCTCACGATGAGTATTGGCATGCTCACGTGGACAAGGTGAATGCAGCTGGGGCCCGTCCACTGAGGTGCTGTCTGTTCTCATAGTTGGGGTTTTAGATGTTTCCTCTCTGGTGATGCTGTCAAGGAAATAAGACTTGTTTCTCATGTGGTGAGGTGAGAGAAGATGGTGAAACGCATGTTATGGAACAGGAAGGGCCTGGTGGGGACCATCCTTTGCTACTTGTTCCCAGATGCAGAGCTGTCTCTGCCTGATCCGTGAGCTTCATCAAATGTCACCTGACCCGGCCTTGATTCAGCCTTTCTGTTGGGTGGTCTCCCCTTGGATATGcgtcccccacccctgcccaggaGGCCccctttcccccctttttttgtgGGGAGAGACCTCTTGACCAGACTCTCTTGGATTCTGTGGATTCCTCTTCTTTGACCTCCTGTTGTTCCCTAGACACGGTGACACCTAATCTATCAATGTCTTCATCAGCCACAACTGAAGCCCTCTCCCGCCTGCCCCTCAGCCCCACCCTGACCTGCTCGGCCAGCACGCCCAGCATGGCGCCAGGGGAGAGTTGGCCACAGAAACGTCTGAGGGCTGTTGGCGGTCACCCCAGCTGCGAGTGTGCTCAGGTGACCCAGATAATCTCTGCATTGCTTGATGCCggaacaaaggaaataaagtgaaaaataagcCGAGGGTTTGGGCAGAAGCTCGCAGATTGGGCTTCTGCCTGAGATTCGGTCAGACATTGGTGTGTTTATTTAATCTCAACTGTCTGAGCTTGACGGAGGAAGGAGCACTTCCCTGTGGTTAGTGAGACTGAGGAACCCAGTATTTAATTAAGCTAAAGTGAAGCAGCTGCATGTGGCCAGTGGCTCATCTGAGCCAGTGTAGCTCAGGGGGTTCGAGGGGACTCAGGTTGGAAGTTTGGGCATCACCCCGGGTGCTCCCATGGGCTTACGATTGATCACTGGGTTCAGACTCATCCATTTATGATCAAGCTTCCTGTTCACTCTCACCTCACAGGTTTAGCAGCCATTGCCTCATTGAATAATCATTCTGTAGATGCATTATTTCATTAGGGAACCAGGGCTGAGACCTTCAGTGTAAGATCATCATAGACATTGCAGAGGGGAAAACAAGGTTCTATGGGGTTCAGGGCAAAGACATCATGTGCTGAGGACAGATAGGTTCATGCAGCAAAtggggaagggagtttgggatggagtCTGGGAGAATTTCCCTGCGTGAAGAAAGAGCAACCCTCTGCATAGTGTGAAGGGTGGGTTTAGAAGAGACAACACTGAAGGTAGCCTGGTTCCTTGATCCACTTTGAAGGAAGAAAGATAAGGGAGATATTCTTCAGGCAGAGAAAGCAAGTCAGTAGTGATGAGCAGGGTGGCCTCAGACATGTTAGAGCTAGGAGGTCTTGTGACAGGGTGTACAGGACCTGGGTGGTTGTCATAGCCAAGGGGtcgctcatgtatggatgtggcaAAAAGGTGTTCTCCCATGAGGGGACTCCAGGAGTGAAGCATCTGCTCCTGGCTGTGAAGCTCTCCAGCCTCCGACTCAGAACAGCTCAGGCCCCACCAGCCTCTGCCATCCCCACGATCTGCCAGAACCTTCCTCCTTCCCAGGCCACTGTGCTCACATGAGTTTGGGGTGGTTCCTTTGCAGTATCTGAGCTGGGTGGGTAGGAGAGGGTGAGGCTACTGGACACCCCCCATCCCGGTCTCTTTTAGGTTCTGTGCAGCTCAGTGGATGTGAGGTTCACTGCTGAAGCAACTCAAGGGCACTGCCCTGAGCTGTTCTCAGGTTTAAGCCACTCTGATATTTGTTTGGTGCCCTGATACCAGATAAGGAGCCCCAAAATGGGGTCTTGGTGGGGAATGTGGAGGGAGCCCAGGTCTGTGTAGAAAGTCCAGCTCCACAGACAGTGCGGTACTGAATTCACCAGAAGGTGACAGGGCCTTGGTCACCTACGCAGGCTGGTGCTCAGCAGAGGGTTTTCTGCCATTGGGAGGGCAGTGTGAGGCCTGGGTTCTGTCCTTCCCTGAGAACCAAGCCCTCCCGCAAGCAGGTGGTGACGTACCCTCGTGCTTTGCCCACAGGTGACCTATGGTTCCTTTGACTACACATCACTACTGTACCTTTCCGACTACCTGGACGACTTCGGTGGGGGGCGGTTTGTGTTCATGGAGGAGGGGGCCAACAAGACAGTGGAGCCAAGAGCAGGTAGGACTCACAGGTGGAATCTGGGGTGCTTGACTGTGCCTTTCCTGGGATGCTGAGTTTACAATTGATTATCTCCTATGAAAATTAACAGGGAAATATGCCAAGGGTTTTCAGTGTTCCCATCTATTCACTTTCCAGCCCCCTCCATTCCCTCCTGCGCATCCAGGTTCCTACAGGTACATTCCTCTTCTGCCTCAGCATTTCATGGTGTGCTGGTCTGGTGACgattttctgaaaatattcttatttcaGCTTTTTTCTAAAGGATATTTTCACTGGAGGTGAAATTCTGGATtggtgggttttttcttttttaaaaaaccattttccttttcctctggctCCCTTGTTGCCATCACCACTGTCACCTCCCTGTAGTAGCTGCCTCTTTGCTCTCCACCTGCAAGCTGCTCTCTAGTCTCTGGTTTCAGCAGTTTGACTATGATGTGCCTCAGTGTGAATTTGTATTTATCCCACTGGAAGTATTTATCCTGACAAGCTTATTGGGTTAAAAGTCAAAGTTTTCATCACAGTAGGGAAAGtggtcattatttcttcaaatcacCTTTTTCTGTACCGATATGAGCTTCTCTTCCCTCCAAAGGTCCAACCTGAGGGATGGATGGTTTCCTGATGTCCCACAGGCCATGAGGAGATTGACTTTTCCTcagtcttttcttctctgttctttggTGCCTCTGTTTGCAAAGTGTGCAGAAACACTGGGGGCCCCTAGAGACCCCCTACTCTTGCTGCAAGTCAGCGATATTTGATAACCGTGTGTGCAGGGGTGGGAGTGCACGGATGGCATGGATGGGCAAGGAGGCCATTGAGCCCACTGTGCAGACTGGCCTGGCTGCTTGTCTGATGTCTCAGGTGTGATTGAAACTGGAGAAACCAAGGACAAAATGTCCTTTAACAACTTGGGCCTCAGGAAGTGGTGTGACTCCAGATTGCTCTGGGAAAGAGTGTTTCCTTCAGGTCAGGGGCAGCCTGGCTGGTCCAGAGGAGGGTCTGAGTTCCGGGTGTCCCCAGGCCCCGTGCGGAGGTTTCTGCGTGttacatgttttcttttgttctgcTATTTTCAGGCAGAGCACAGTTCTTTTGTTTACAACCAGAAAACAGTGGACTCTGGGGTAgacttttctcctcttttcaaaGATTTAGCGGTCAAGTTCCTGGCAGTGACCTTTGAAGGGAAATGAAGTTGtcatggaaaatttttaaaaattgattagtttgtttgtttatttggctgcatgtggTCTCAGtagtggtgtgtgggatctttcattgtggcctGCAGGCTTAGTttcaggtgggatcttagttcccttaccagggattgaacccatgtcccctgcattgcagggtggattactggatcaccaggaaagtccccgtCATGGAACATTTGGTGCTGGGCCACGTGGTAGGAACATGGCATCTGTGGGATCCCAGGGCTCCTCCCTAATGACTCCATTAGGGTCAACTCCAtttgtcctaaaaaaaaaaaatctatagtggTATATGTGAGGCCAGTTAAATATTGGAGCACATAGACACTGGGTTCTCTGAGCACAGATGGCTGGAGGACCCGCCCACTCCAGGACCTTCAGAAGCCCTCTCCTGTGTCCTGTCCTGGCAGGAGAAGGCAGCTCCCTCCTGCCCTGGGAGGGAGCTATAGGTGTTGGGTGTTTGCCTTGACCTGTTTTTCCTAATTCTCTGTTAAAACATTGTCATCACCCTCCAGGGTTTGGTTTTGTTCCCTGTGTGATTAGAAATAAGATCCTCAGGTGGGCCTGGGGAGGTCACATGGCTTGTAGGGGCCCCTGAGGTGGGTGGCAGGGCCTCACTGCAATTCTAGGCTGACCCACAGAGAGGCTGTGGCCAGACTGGGGCATCCTTCATCCTGCAGGTTTGACTCCAAGCCCTGACTTCCTGCATCAGTGGTTTCTCCAGCCCGCAGGTTCCTTGTGTCCCTGAGTCGGCCTGAACGCAGGTCCTCTGAGGCCCGGCCATGCGTGTGACCTCGAGGTCATGCTTTGTTCTCCCTTCTCCCAGGTCGGGTATCCTTCTTCACCTCCGGGTCTGAGAACCTGCATCGGGTGGAGAAGGTCCACTGGGGCACCCGCTATGCCATCACCATTGCCTTCAGCTGCAACCCCGACC
Coding sequences within it:
- the OGFOD3 gene encoding 2-oxoglutarate and iron-dependent oxygenase domain-containing protein 3, giving the protein MAPQRRGAPKAPEGSGAAERRRQSSTKSVRAPRDVRKRWLRVVVLGSCTALAACLFWGSLGGDDGITEVLAHRSEILPGRFIEVPCSEDYDSHRRFEGCSPRKCGRGISDAVITRDEARRIRSIAEKGLSLGGSDGGASILDLHSGALSVGKHFVNLYRYFGDKIQTIFSEEDFQLYRDVRQKVQLAIAQAFGISASSLHLTKPTFFSRINSTEARTAHDEYWHAHVDKVTYGSFDYTSLLYLSDYLDDFGGGRFVFMEEGANKTVEPRAGRVSFFTSGSENLHRVEKVHWGTRYAITIAFSCNPDHGISDPTLT